Sequence from the Leptospira johnsonii genome:
GGACAAGAACATAATCGTGTAGTTGTGATCACTTACTTTCTTCTCTTCTTACTTCATATACTGACAGCATTTTCATTTTTAAATATTTTTCCGGAAGAATGGAGCCTGCATTTTATCCATCTTTCTCTTTTCGTAATACTACAATTCGTGATTTTGATCGGAGGAAGGATTATGCCTTTCTTCTCTTCGGCTGCCATACCAGGTTCGAATCCAAAGAGATTCTTAAAATTGGAAAGTATAATACGTTACGGAGGATTTCTATTCATAGTGATAGAAGCTTGCACCTATTGGCTCCCGATGATCGCTCCATTCGCAGGATTGTTTTGTCTCGCTTTCGGTATGTTGAATTATTCACGTTGGCTTTTCTGGGAACCTTGGAAATCCAAAAACGTACCCATTCTATGGATCTTACATTTCGGTTATTTCTGGTTGTGTTCCGGATTCTTAGCTTATGGACTTTCGCATCTTGGATTCTTTCCAACTTCTTCTGCTTTCCATATCTTCACTGTAGGGGGAATAGGAGTTTTCATATACGGTATGATAACAAGAGTCTCTCTAGGTCATACCGGTAGACCGATCAAAGCCTCGAGATCGATAATCCTCGGTTATATTTTGATCAACTTAGCGGTTATCGCTAGGGTATTTCTTCCTTTAATAAATAAGTATAAAGAAGCTTATCTGTTTTCCTCGATATTCTGGATAATCGCTTTTCTGATCTTTGCGATTAAATATTCTAAAATCTTAATAAGCCCTAGAACATTTAGCAATTCTTGAGATTTCTCAGGTCTCTACCCCTAGATTTTCCGTTTGACCAACTTTCTTCTCATCGGCTCAATTCAAATGGGGTCCTATGCAGGCATATTTAACGGAGATTTTATATTCACTTCTCAGTCCGATCCGGATCATATTTCTTCCTTCAGTAAAGATCTATTGGTTCTATATTTTCAGTTCAATTTTGATTACACTATTGTTGATCGCATGGAGAGGCTGGAAGGAAAAAGGCTTTCGGCCTAAAGAATACCTACGTGTAACCGTATCAAAAAAGATATGGTTACACGAGTCAGCGATAGTCGATTATAAATATTATTTCGTAAATACTTTCTTGTTTGCCTTATTCTTCGGTTACTTCGTTCTCTCAGGTGCAAGTGTATCCGCTTTTGTAAGCGTGTATTTATCTAAAATGTTCGGAGGGATCAATAATACCGTTCCCCCAGGATCCTTCTTCCTGATCGTCTATTCTATTTTATTTTGGCTTGCTAACGATTTTGGCAGATTTTTTGCCCACTGGTTGCTTCATAAAACTTTCCTTTGGGAGTTCCACAAATTACATCATTCAGCTAAAGTTTTGAATCCTCTTACAGTATATAGAGTACATCCAGTAGAGGCAATCTTAGTGAATTCATTAGGCGCTCTTTGTTCAGGGATAGTAACCGGGATCGCAGTCTTTCTATTTCCGAATGGGATCAACATGTTATCCTTCTTAGGAGTGAACGCCGGAATTTTTGCATTCAATCTATATGCTAATTTAAGACATTCTCATATTGGCCTCCGTTTTCCTAGATGGTTGAGTAAAATACTTTTAAGTCCCGCCCAACATCAAATTCATCATAGCACGAATATTGATCTTCAGAATAAGAACATAGGAGTATCTTTCGCTCTCTGGGATATTCTTTTCAGAAGTCTTTATATTCCGGAGAAAGGGGAAGCAGAACATACAGTTTTTGGCCTGGAAGAAGAAGAGGATGAAAACTTCCGTAATTTGTTTCAGATCTACTTTTCACCCTTTAGAAAGATACTAAATAGGATAAAATCTAAATCTTGAGATAAATCAAAACTGAAAAAACGGTTTTTACTCTTCTAGATTGATCGCAATCAATGCATTTTACGCTCTTTAGGAGTTAAACTTAATACGTTAGAGTCTCTCGAGATGAAAACGTTTACCGCTTGGTTTTTAACTCTGATCTTTTTCCCCCGCTTGCTTGTTCCTGCGGAAGGCAGCGTATTCGAAAAATTGTTTTTAGGAAATTCGATCTGCCTCTGTAATCACAATTCGAACCGAGAGACCCATCCAAACAAAGAGGATAATTTTTTCAGCAGCAAGACGGAACTGCCTAAATCATCCGGCTCTGAAAAACAGGATCGCCCGAACTGTCACTCCGCTCCAGAATCATTCGTTCATGGATGCTCGTGCAAAAAAGAGAATGGCGATCGGATCTTCGCTCAAATCAGAGTCTTTTCTTATTATGTGATCGTTCCTAATATACATATCATTCCTGTTCCGGGATCTATATTTGAAATGAAAGATCTATATTCCGAAGAACTATCTAAAGCTCATAATCAAAAACTAAAACGTCCTCCTAAATCACTTTCCTAAACTTGATTCAATCTTCTCAGAAACCGCTAGTCTCTTTCTGATAAATCTTAAGTATATATTTTTAATATAAAGGAAAGTAAATATGTTATCACGTTATATTTCTATAACTACGATTATCCTCGCATTTCTCTGCTCTGATTGCTCCCAGCTGGGTTCTCTGTCGAACGGAACTTCTTCAGAACAACAACTCTTGCAAACTCTCATCCTCGGAGTAGCAGCTAAGGAAGGCTGTTCCATCCAAAGTTTAACTCCAATTTCAAATACTCTCTCCTATGTGCATCCCGCGCGGACTATATATGATATCCGAAATTGTTCTCCTAGCGATTTAGAAGGACTGGGTTTTGCTGCTAATACCTCTCACCTGGAAAAAGGGTTAAGCGGTCATTCCTCAGATTCAATATTCTCCAGCTTAGGCGACGTTGTTCTTCCTACTTCGAATGGAGGAACAAATTTAGAAGTTTCCTTCTCCCTGAAATCCGGCGGAAGTCTGACTGCGTATATCTACAGCTCCGGGACCCCAATCTCAGGTCCGGCATTCCGACTAACGGATTCCGGAAAGGAGCAATTCTATTCCGATATGTCCGGAAATTTTGAAACCGTTAGTAAAGGGACAGCTGCCTTGACCCCTGATACCAATTACGTGTACTGCATCGATTTTCAATATGCAAATTCGGAACAATGGATCAATGCCTGGCCAAAAGCCTGCTCCGAGGTCACCCAAACAGAACGGAACTCAATGATGATGTTCCCGGTGATGCAGATGATGAGTATTCCCACTTATTCCGGAAATCGGATCGGCTTCATCCTGAATGGAGCAAAACTAACGTCTTTTACGATCGGTTCGATTTTGTCCCAAGTCGATTGATCGTTCCCACTGGGGCCGCTTAAGCGGCCCTTTTTTTAATCGGATACTTGGAGGTAATCATGAAGTATCTTACTTATATACTAATATTTCTAATCATATTTTCTTTTCATAATATTCTGTCCGATGAGGTCGAAGTGCCGAAACCGGCAGAAAAAGTCGATCCTCATGCACATCATCGCAAGGAGTCTAAAAAGGAAGAGCACCAGCATGAATTGAGAGCGGATCAGATCGCACCCGCCGGCTTGATGTTCCCTCATGTGCATAAAAAAGGTTCTTGGGTTTTAGATTTTCGTTATATGGGAATGCAAATGTCTGGCCTCCTGAACGGAAGCAAATCTATGGGAACCTATGAAGCACTATGGTTTCCTCAATTCGATCCTAGCGTTTCAATGCCGACCGGAAGTTTACTGACTGGGGGGCCAAGTATTCCTCAGACTTCCGCCAACGGATACCGTTATATGTCGGTCCCTAAGTCGATGCTGATGGAAAGTTATATGACAAGCGCGATGTATGGCATCTCGGAAGACACTATGATCATGTTCATGGTCCCGGTTGTAAAAAACCAAATGATGATGGAAACTAGTAACTTCGATTCTTCCGCCATGAAGTCGGGAGGTGTAGGAGATATTTCTCTTTCCGCTGCTCATCGTATCCTAAAACGAAATGATCACGAATTCTTTCTGAATTTCGGGATCTCTCTTCCGACTGGCTCGATCGATGAACGGGATTGGATGCCTATGATGGGAAACCAAAAAGTTCCTTATAACATGCAACCGGGAACAGGAACGATCAATTACTTAC
This genomic interval carries:
- a CDS encoding transporter, giving the protein MKYLTYILIFLIIFSFHNILSDEVEVPKPAEKVDPHAHHRKESKKEEHQHELRADQIAPAGLMFPHVHKKGSWVLDFRYMGMQMSGLLNGSKSMGTYEALWFPQFDPSVSMPTGSLLTGGPSIPQTSANGYRYMSVPKSMLMESYMTSAMYGISEDTMIMFMVPVVKNQMMMETSNFDSSAMKSGGVGDISLSAAHRILKRNDHEFFLNFGISLPTGSIDERDWMPMMGNQKVPYNMQPGTGTINYLPGIGYSSKSDRFSWGLGANANLRSSKNQNQYRFGNIYELNSWIAYSIISWASVSFRVQAVYWDNIKGQDGSLDPKMDPQNDPNRQGGNRADALVGMNFLLDENIRFGFEAGKPFHQHLNGPQIAMQTMFNIFIRYDLN
- a CDS encoding NnrS family protein encodes the protein MKSLLDFRSAIWSVAFRPFFLASSFHAIFAVLIWILILFSVIPSPFLTGGIQIHSYEMVFGFGRGAIIGFLFTAGQNWTKKVLAKEGYLALLFGLWFLGRFGFLASPYLSYLALTADLYLDLLVLFYLGPPLFAKGQEHNRVVVITYFLLFLLHILTAFSFLNIFPEEWSLHFIHLSLFVILQFVILIGGRIMPFFSSAAIPGSNPKRFLKLESIIRYGGFLFIVIEACTYWLPMIAPFAGLFCLAFGMLNYSRWLFWEPWKSKNVPILWILHFGYFWLCSGFLAYGLSHLGFFPTSSAFHIFTVGGIGVFIYGMITRVSLGHTGRPIKASRSIILGYILINLAVIARVFLPLINKYKEAYLFSSIFWIIAFLIFAIKYSKILISPRTFSNS
- a CDS encoding LIC_11090 family protein is translated as MKTFTAWFLTLIFFPRLLVPAEGSVFEKLFLGNSICLCNHNSNRETHPNKEDNFFSSKTELPKSSGSEKQDRPNCHSAPESFVHGCSCKKENGDRIFAQIRVFSYYVIVPNIHIIPVPGSIFEMKDLYSEELSKAHNQKLKRPPKSLS
- a CDS encoding sterol desaturase family protein — encoded protein: MQAYLTEILYSLLSPIRIIFLPSVKIYWFYIFSSILITLLLIAWRGWKEKGFRPKEYLRVTVSKKIWLHESAIVDYKYYFVNTFLFALFFGYFVLSGASVSAFVSVYLSKMFGGINNTVPPGSFFLIVYSILFWLANDFGRFFAHWLLHKTFLWEFHKLHHSAKVLNPLTVYRVHPVEAILVNSLGALCSGIVTGIAVFLFPNGINMLSFLGVNAGIFAFNLYANLRHSHIGLRFPRWLSKILLSPAQHQIHHSTNIDLQNKNIGVSFALWDILFRSLYIPEKGEAEHTVFGLEEEEDENFRNLFQIYFSPFRKILNRIKSKS